From a single Paraburkholderia edwinii genomic region:
- a CDS encoding ABC transporter permease: protein MQAHGNRMLSERIASGWLRVHCAVIFLFLVAPILAIVPLSFNSGSFFSYPMEGFSLRWYAQAFGSSDWQLAFANSIGIGVVATLIATCLGTLAALGLSRSVFPFRAIIMPLLISPMIIPIVVVAAGFYLIFAPLGLVNSYAGVILAHAALGTPFVVITVTASLLSFDQSLLRAASGLGARPWTTFRRITLPLIAPAVATGSVFAFATSFDEVIVILFIGGPDQRTVPRQMWSGIRDQINPSILAVATVLIVFATLLFTAMNWLRGRAAAASSSD, encoded by the coding sequence ATGCAAGCCCACGGTAACCGGATGCTGTCGGAGCGGATTGCAAGCGGATGGCTGCGCGTGCATTGCGCAGTGATCTTCCTGTTCCTCGTCGCGCCGATTCTCGCGATCGTGCCGCTGTCGTTCAACTCGGGCTCGTTCTTTTCATACCCGATGGAAGGCTTCTCGCTGCGCTGGTACGCGCAGGCATTCGGCTCGAGCGACTGGCAACTGGCATTTGCAAATAGCATCGGCATCGGGGTAGTCGCGACGCTGATCGCAACTTGCCTCGGCACGCTCGCGGCGCTCGGCCTGAGCCGCTCGGTGTTCCCGTTTCGCGCGATCATCATGCCGCTGCTGATTTCGCCGATGATCATTCCGATCGTCGTGGTCGCGGCCGGCTTTTATCTGATCTTCGCGCCGCTCGGGCTCGTGAATTCGTATGCGGGCGTGATTCTCGCGCATGCCGCGCTCGGCACGCCGTTTGTCGTCATCACGGTGACGGCCTCGCTGCTGTCGTTCGATCAGAGCCTGCTGCGCGCGGCGTCCGGACTCGGCGCACGGCCGTGGACGACCTTCCGCCGCATCACGCTACCGCTGATCGCGCCTGCTGTTGCGACCGGCAGTGTGTTCGCGTTTGCCACTTCGTTTGACGAAGTGATCGTCATTCTGTTTATCGGCGGACCGGACCAGCGCACGGTGCCGCGGCAGATGTGGAGCGGCATTCGCGATCAGATCAACCCGTCGATTCTTGCGGTGGCGACGGTGCTGATCGTCTTCGCGACGCTGCTGTTTACCGCGATGAACTGGCTGCGCGGCAGGGCGGCTGCGGCGTCGTCGTCGGACTAG
- a CDS encoding ArsR/SmtB family transcription factor, giving the protein MIDVDRIHKVLAHPLRREILRWLKSPGLHFPENRSHHPDSVSIGSIHARTKLSQSTVSAHLAVLTQAGLLKMQRVGQWVYVSRDEDTIRLFVAHLAEDLE; this is encoded by the coding sequence ATGATCGACGTAGACAGAATCCATAAGGTATTGGCGCATCCGCTGCGGCGGGAGATCCTGAGGTGGCTGAAGAGCCCAGGGCTCCATTTTCCGGAAAACCGCTCTCATCATCCGGATAGCGTATCGATTGGTTCGATTCACGCGCGCACGAAGCTGTCGCAGTCGACGGTTTCCGCGCATCTCGCCGTGCTCACGCAAGCCGGGCTGCTGAAAATGCAACGCGTCGGACAATGGGTATATGTGTCCCGCGACGAGGATACGATCCGGCTATTCGTCGCGCACCTTGCGGAAGATCTCGAATAG